From a single Apostichopus japonicus isolate 1M-3 chromosome 12, ASM3797524v1, whole genome shotgun sequence genomic region:
- the LOC139977469 gene encoding uncharacterized protein — MILTMSRSNSVGPLIGNLGTEETIESRGITKPKNLPPINNSNGNGIVNDAVVTISNGMDKRPSDVSFEMSSKMSNDYIMDENDDLYDLPFSVRYRDDLNLTFYHGMSPLLNAMRVFGLWHSNVIDPHGSKVTKRGLFRKIVNGKLYGVIVMIVLWLNFLRFVPSFFVGAVLDPDRLYFKMIYVTFLLQCALNHTAIFLAITRKSSMCQFFHHWEVAIQSDHYNRINLNWLRRWCRIFAIVGIIYITSHILNQTFGVFGPIESIRNSSDIFVAPFSRDIALHLYVIVSNIFCFASWIYTIFLFVTVCICFIRQFENFDARFARAITKARARKVFPENFEDLRHDHEDLCYAVRLCNDSLFTYLNLIAYGTMVPLACFLLYNLLFSNSISGHYSAYFMYIVWLISIFVNICVVSWIAALVSSKAHDPREHIFKIDLKNVTMDQLLQMQTFLARLSNEPVGFSIYDLVVLTKPFILTIGGLGITYYALISEVQTSEPPTIGT; from the exons ATGATTTTAACAATGTCACGATCAAATAGCGTCGGACCGTTAATCGGAAACCTTGGAACCGAGGAGACGATTGAATCACGCGGTATAACCAAACCGAAAAACCTTCCTCCGATCAATAACTCTAATGGTAATGGAATCGTCAACGACGCGGTGGTCACCATTTCTAATGGCATGGACAAACGACCATCCGATGTATCGTTTGAAATGTCTTCGAAGATGTCCAATGACTACATCATGGATGAAAATGACGATTTATACGATTTACCGTTTTCGGTCAGATATCGCGATGATTTGAATTTGACTTTCTACCACGGTATGTCACCACTACTGAACGCTATGCGAGTGTTCGGTTTGTGGCACTCCAACGTCATCGATCCACATGGGTCGAAGGTTACGAAACGAGGTCTATTCAGGAAGATCGTCAACGGCAAACTATATGGCGTCATCGTTATGATTGTGCTCTGGTTAAATTTTCTACGCTTTGTGCCGTCATTCTTTGTCGGCGCTGTGTTGGACCCGGACCGACTCTACTTCAAAATGATTTATGTTACATTCCTGTTACAGTGTGCCCTGAACCACACAGCTatatttttggcaataactCGAAAGAGTAGCATGTGCCAATTCTTTCATCATTGGGAAGTTGCAATTCAGTCGGACCACTATAATCGAATTAACCTGAATTGGCTGCGTCGCTGGTGTCGGATTTTTGCCATCGTTGGCATTATCTATATCACAAGCCATATTTTGAACCAGACGTTCGGTGTCTTTGGACCGATAGAGAGCATTCGTAATTCTTCGGATATTTTCGTGGCTCCCTTCTCACGGGATATAGCGCTGCACTTATACGTGATCGTAAGCAACATCTTCTGCTTCGCCAGTTGGATCTATACCATCTTCCTCTTCGTCACCGTTTGCATTTGCTTTATTCgtcaatttgaaaattttgacgCTCGCTTTGCGCGCGCCATCACAAAAGCGCGAGCACGCAAAGTATTTCCGGAAAACTTTGAAGATCTTCGCCACGACCACGAAGACCTCTGTTACGCGGTGCGTCTCTGCAACGACAGCCTATTCACGTATCTTAACCTGATCGCTTATGGAACCATGGTACCATTAGCCTGCTTCCTGTTATATAATCTACTATTCAGTAACTCCATTTCAGGGCACTACTCTGCATATTTCATGTATATTGTCTGGCTCATCTCTATATTTGTGAATATCTGTGTGGTCTCGTGGATAGCGGCCCTCGTTAGTTCGAAG GCTCATGATCCGCGAGAGCATATCTTTAAGATTGACTTGAAGAATGTGACAATGGACCAACTTCTCCAG ATGCAAACATTTCTTGCTCGGCTATCTAATGAGCCTGTGGGATTCTCCATATATGATTTAGTGGTTCTCACTAAACCGTTTATTTTAACT ATTGGAGGTCTTGGGATCACATATTACGCTCTGATTTCGGAGGTTCAGACGTCGGAACCACCAACGATTGGCACGTGA